In Solidesulfovibrio carbinoliphilus subsp. oakridgensis, the sequence GCCGGGGCCAGGCCGATGTGGAGCTGGCCACCGGCCCGCACCTCGGGGCGTTCAACAACCGCACCAGCCTCCCGGAACTGAACGAAGCCACGGCCGCCTCCGTGGCCGCCTGCCTGGCCGCCCGCCACGAAAAGAGCGGAGAGAAGAGGCCTCCGGCGGCCGGGGGGGATCAGCCCCGGACCCCCTGAAAGGGGGCTGCCGCAACGGGGCTTGGGGCGTCGGCGTTCCGGTCTTGCGATCGGCTCGCGGCGGACAGGTGAAAAGGCGCTTGACAAAGTCACCGGTCGGTGACTATTACCCGGGGCATGGAACGAGAGAGCAAGGTCGCCGGCAGGGACCGGCCAAGGGACCGCGAGGCCACCAAGAAGCTCCTTATGGACGCTGTGGGCCGGGTCCTGGCCAAGCAGGGGTTCCGGTCCGTCGGGGTCAATACCGTGGCCCGGGAAGCCGGCGTGGATAAGGTGCTCATCTACCGCTATTTCGACGGCCTGCCCGGGCTTGTGGCCGCGTTTTCCAAGGAGGGCGACCTCTGGCCGAGCCTTGAGGAACTGACCGGCGGTGATCTGGTGGCTTTCCTGGCCCTGCCGCTTGCCGAGCGGATGGTCGTCGTCACCCGCAACTACATGCGCGGCATCCGGGCCCGGCCGCTCACCCAGGAGATCCTGGCCTGGCGGTTTCTCGAGCAAAACGAGTTGACCGATGCCCTGGACCTTGCCCGGGAACTGATGGGGACCCGGCTCCGGGAACTCGTCAAGGTCGATGGCGACGCCTTGGGAGTGGACATGCAGGCTTTTAGCGCCGTGATCGGCGCGGTCATCAACCATCTGGCCGTCCGCGCCCGGCAGGAAAAGACCTTTGTCGGCCTCGCCCTCGACGACGAGGCCACCTGGGAACGTCTGGAAGCCATGCTGGCCCGGATCACCTGGAGCATCATTGGCGGGGCGTAGCGTGGCCCTTTTTTTTGAACCTTATGTCACCAGTTGGTGACTAAAGAGGCGCTGGGAAGGCGGGGAGGTGTGCCGTGAACAACGAGAGCGAACAGCGTTCAGGGAGCGGCGGGAGGGCGGCGGGAACGGGGGAAGGCCGGCTTGGCCGTGGGGCGCGTTGCTCCATGCCGAGCGTCGGGCAACAGGAACCGACAGGGCGGGGAAACCGGAAGGGGGTGTGTATGGATACGGTGCGCGAGGTTGGAAAGGCTTCGAGGCAAAGGCGCGGGGACACGCTGTGGCCCTGGTTGTTTGGATTTGCCCTCTTGGCCGCGACGCTGCTCCTGGCGGGCTTGGGCGAGGCCCGGGCGGCCGACGAGGCCGGGACGGAGGTGGAGGAGGATCTTGCCGCCATGGGTGAGACGGCCAGGGAGAAGCGGGCCAAGGACGGACCGGTCGCCAAGGGGATCAGGGTCGAGGGTGGGGCGAGCTACGTGGCTCCGGCCGCTGTCTCGGGCGCGAAAATGGCCGCCTGGCGGGAAGAGGCCAAAGTTTCCTATGACACGGGGCCTGTCGCGGTCGATCTCGGCTACGCCGGGACGTCGTATGATTTCTCCAGGACCGGCCGCTTGCCTTTTGGCGGGGAAGCGCCCTTTGACGCCCTGCACAAATGGAACGCGGGCGTGACGGTCAAGGGCGGACTTTGGCCGGGGGGGAGCGGCTTCGTCGGGCTGCGGGGGAACCTGGGCTATGCCCGTGATCCCGGCGAGGGACTGGTCGGCGCGTCCGCCCTGGCCGGCCTGATTATTCCCCTGGGAAGCCAGTGGGCGGTCACCGCCGGCGGCGGCGTCTCCTATGACCGGGTTCAGACCCGGTTCGTGCCGGTGGCCGGTCTGCGCTACGCCTGCGCCGCTGTTCCGGAATTGACGGTCGATATCGGCTTTCCCCGCACCGAGGTGGCCTGGCGCGGCGGCACCTGGTGGGGCCTTCGCCTGACCGGCAGCGTCGACGGCGGCACCTACAAGCTGGCGGACGACAGCCCGGCCGCGCCGGACGGCTACGTCTCCCTGTTTTCCGCCCGGGCCGGGGCCTGGCTCGATCTGCGACCGGCCGCCGGCCTGTCCGTCAGCCTCGGAGCGCTCTATGCGCTGCCCGGGACCATGACGTTTTATCGGGAAAGCGGCTCCCGCATCAAGGAATACGGCGTTGGCGGCGCGCCCGGCGGCGCGGCTCGGCTGCGCTACGAGTTCTAGGCTTTCTCCCGCCCCCCTATTGGCGTCGCCGTCGCCGTCCGATAGGAAGGAGGCGGCGACAAGGGCCGGTGGGAGGAAAAAGATGGCACGGACAGGCAGGGGGATGATCGAGGCGCTCGACCGGCTCGGGCTCCTCAAGTACGTCCTGGCCGCGCTCTTTGCCGGCACGGCCCTTGCCCTGACCGTTGGCGCCTATTTCTACGAGGAGGCGGGCCACCGGCCGCCCCGGCCCGTCCTGCCGCCGCCGGTCCTGGCCCTGGTGGCGGCGCAGGCGCCCGTGGACGGGCACGTCTTTCGCGCCCCGGCCTCCCGGGCCGTGCGTTTCGCCGCCGCGCCCGAACCGCCGGCCGGGTTTTCCTTCTACGACATCGCGGCCGACGAGACCCCGGCCTCCCTGGCCGCCAAGCTCGCGCGCAAACGGTTTAAGGTCGGACGCGGCCGGGGCGAGGCCTGCAACTTCGCCTATCCCCTGTCCGATCCCGCCGGCGGCCGGGAAGCGGTGGCGGCCTTCATCCGGGACCGCAGCCGGGAGTGTTGCGCCCTGGCCGGCGAGCTGCCCGGACAGCTCGTCACCTACGCCTTTTCCCGGACCGCCGCGCCTACGGCGGCCAAGGCCGGCCCCATCGCCGGGGCGGCGGTCTTTTCCGAGGTCGGGGCCGGCCTTTTGACGCTCAATCTGCGCTTTTCCGAAAACCTCGACGGCTACCAGACCGCCCTGTCCACCTACCTGACCGGCCGGTTCGGGCCGCCCTCGTCCCTGGGGCAGACGGGAGGGGAGGGTCGGCCGGGGCAGGCCTGGGCCCGGGAAGGGGGCTTGGTCACCAT encodes:
- a CDS encoding TetR/AcrR family transcriptional regulator yields the protein MERESKVAGRDRPRDREATKKLLMDAVGRVLAKQGFRSVGVNTVAREAGVDKVLIYRYFDGLPGLVAAFSKEGDLWPSLEELTGGDLVAFLALPLAERMVVVTRNYMRGIRARPLTQEILAWRFLEQNELTDALDLARELMGTRLRELVKVDGDALGVDMQAFSAVIGAVINHLAVRARQEKTFVGLALDDEATWERLEAMLARITWSIIGGA